The sequence AGCACTCCTCCTGCCGCTGGTCACCAGTGCGGTCATCGCTCTGCGCGCCGCTCTGATCCCACGAGCCGGGGACCCAGTGCCACAGGCCGAGATCATCGTGGTGCTCGGGGGCGGGGTGGAGGACGGTGCCTTGAAAGGCGCCTCCACCCGCCGGGTCCGCGCGGCGGTCGAGATGCTCGGCCCGAACCAGCGGCTCCACTTCACCGGCGGGCTGCCCGATCCGATTTCGGAGGCCGCGGCGATGGCGCGCCTCGCCGAGGAGTTGGGCGTCGCCCCGGCCCGGATCAGCGTGGAGAGCGAAAGCCGCAACACGATCCAGAACGCCCTGTTTTCGCGAGAAGACCTCGCCGGGCGGCGGCTGGTGCTGGTCAGCAGCGGCTTCCATTTGCCGCGGGCTCAGTTGCTGTTCCGAACCGCCGGGCTCGACGTGGTGGCGCTGAGGCGGGCCGAGAGCGCGGCGCCGTTGCGGCGCGCGTGGTCATATCTGCGCGAAGGCCTATCCTTCTGGCTCAATCTCGGTCGGGTCGCCGCGTGGCGCCTCGGCATCATCGACTATTCGAGGTCCTGAGCGGCCTCCAGCAGGAGCGCGCATGGACCCGGTCACCACCTTCGCCCTTATTGGCCTCGTCGGCATCGGATCGCAGTGGCTCGCGTGGCGGTTCCAGCTCCCGGCCATCGTGCTGATGCTCGCGGCGGGGCTGGTGGTGGGACCGGCGACGGGCCTATTGGTGCCGCAGGCGACCTTCGGCGAGCTCTTCAAGCCGATCATCGCGGTGGCGGTCGCCGTGATCCTGTTCGAGGGCGGGCTGACGCTGAACTTCAAGAGCCTGAAGGATGCGGGGCCGTCCGTCACCCGGCTGGTGGTGATCGGCGCGCCGCTCGGCTGGCTGATGTCGACGCTCGCGATCCGATATGGCGCGGGGCTGAGCTGGGAGAGCTCGATCGTCTTCGGCGGCATCATGATCGTGACCGGGCCGACCGTGATCACGCCGCTCTTGCGGCAGGCGCGGCTGCAATCGCGGCCCGCGCGGATCCTGAAATGGGAGGCGATCGTCAACGATCCCATCGGGGCGCTCGCGGCGGTGCTCGCCTTCGAGGTGTTCCTCGCCCTCTACGGCTCCCTGACACTCGCCGGTGCGATCTGGCATCTGGTGCAGGGGATCACGCTCGCCACGGTGCTCGGCTTTGCCGGCGGCTGGGTGATCGCGTGGGCGTTCCGGCGGGGCAAGGTGCCGGAATACATGAAGGTCTCGGTCCTCTTCGGCGCCGTGCT is a genomic window of Pontivivens ytuae containing:
- a CDS encoding YdcF family protein yields the protein MRVLLIAALLLPLVTSAVIALRAALIPRAGDPVPQAEIIVVLGGGVEDGALKGASTRRVRAAVEMLGPNQRLHFTGGLPDPISEAAAMARLAEELGVAPARISVESESRNTIQNALFSREDLAGRRLVLVSSGFHLPRAQLLFRTAGLDVVALRRAESAAPLRRAWSYLREGLSFWLNLGRVAAWRLGIIDYSRS